One genomic region from Diabrotica undecimpunctata isolate CICGRU chromosome 9, icDiaUnde3, whole genome shotgun sequence encodes:
- the LOC140451172 gene encoding uncharacterized protein: MGSSLDSLVSTLKPENFGILRKQFPNLDDETFKLLTKKGVFFYDYLDKIERLDETKLPNKEKFYNKLNDEHISDLNYAHAKLVWEKFNMKTLWDYSNLYMKTDILLLAVVFETFRDTCYKTYGLDPGHYYTIPGFTWDAMLKYTGCHLETIQDVDMLLFYERGIRGGISQCCNRMGEANNKYMMNYDPTKPSKYLMYLDVNNLYGWAMSEPLPYGSFHWDDTNIDVMSIPDDAKEGYILEVDLSYPENLHDHHKDLPFCVEHCKLPGSKQSKLLSTLYNKTNYVIHYRNLKQAISHGLVLTRIHKVLRFKQMAWLKGYIALNTQLRAQAKTSFEKNLYKLMNNAVFGKTMENQRKHRLVKLVNKWQGRIGARNLIASPKFHSRVIFDESLMAVELKKTEIIFNKPLYVGMTILELSKICIYEFHYDYMLQKFPLNQNKLLYIDTDGLIYETECNDIYEEMIKTDIHRFDTSDYPPKNPWNIPLVNKKVPGLMKDENNSKIMTHFIGLRSKQYTYKVAGEKDVKKSKGVKMNVVKTKINFDDYLNCLKHFRETVESKSLFYATQRCIQSKLHEVYSIEQTKIALNPFDDKRYLLSNTFDTLPWGHYSITHR, encoded by the coding sequence ATGGGGAGTTCATTAGATAGCCTAGTTTCAACTTTGAAGCCAGAAAATTTCGGAATTTTAAGAAAACAATTTCCAAATTTAGATGATGAAACGTTCAAGTTGTTAACTAAAAAAGGAGTGTTCTTTTATGATTATTTAGATAAAATTGAACGGTTGGATGAAACAAAGTTgccaaataaagaaaaattttacaataaactgAACGATGAGCATATATCAGATTTAAATTATGCTCACGCTAAATTAGTTTGGGAGAAATTTAACATGAAAACTCTTTGGGATTACAGTAATTTATACATGAAGACAGATATACTTCTTTTGGCTGTAGTTTTCGAAACTTTTAGAGACACATGCTACAAGACATATGGGTTAGATCCAGGACACTATTATACCATCCCGGGTTTCACATGGGATGCAATGCTTAAGTATACAGGATGTCACTTGGAAACTATACAAGATGTTGATATGCTTTTATTCTATGAACGAGGTATACGTGGAGGTATCTCACAGTGTTGTAACCGTATGGGGGAGGCTAACAACAAATACATGATGAATTACGATCCAACTAAACCTTCTAAATATCTCATGTATCTTGATGTTAACAATTTATATGGTTGGGCGATGAGTGAACCACTCCCTTATGGAAGTTTCCATTGGGATGATACAAATATCGATGTTATGTCAATACCCGACGATGCAAAAGAGGGATACATTCTTGAAGTTGATCTCTCTTACCCAGAAAACTTACATGACCACCATAAAGATTTACCGTTTTGTGTAGAACATTGCAAACTTCCTGGTTCCAAACAATCTAAACTCTTGTCTACTCTGTACAATAAAACTAACTACGTTATTCACTACAGGAACCTAAAACAGGCTATATCACATGGATTAGTTCTTACTAGAATTCATAAGGTATTGAGATTTAAGCAGATGGCTTGGTTAAAAGGTTACATTGCTCTTAATACACAATTGAGGGCTCAAGCTAAAACAAGCTTTGAGAAAAACTTATACAAACTCATGAATAACGCTGTATTCGGAAAAACTATGGAAAACCAGAGGAAGCATAGGTTGGTGAAATTAGTCAATAAATGGCAGGGACGAATAGGTGCTCGAAATTTGATTGCTAGCCCGAAGTTTCATAGTCGCGTTATTTTCGATGAATCATTAATGGCAGTAGAATTAAAGAAAActgaaattattttcaataaaccATTGTATGTTGGAATGACAATCTTAGAACTGTCTAAAATCTGCATATATGAATTTCATTATGACTATATGTTACAAAAATTCccattaaatcaaaataaattgctttATATTGATACTGATGGACTGATTTATGAAACTGAATGTAATGATATATACGAGGAAATGATTAAGACTGATATTCATAGATTTGATACAAGCGATTATCCTCCAAAGAATCCTTGGAATATTCCTTTAGTAAACAAAAAAGTGCCTGGTCTAATGAAAGATGAGAATAACTCAAAAATCATGACTCACTTCATAGGTCTTCGTTCAAAGCAATATACATATAAAGTGGCTGGAGAGAAAGATGTCAAAAAGTCAAAAGGGGTTAAGATGAATGTTGTAAAGACTAAAATTAACTTTGATGATTATTTGAATTGTTTGAAACATTTTCGTGAAACTGTCGAATCAAAATCACTTTTTTATGCAACACAGCGTTGTATACAATCCAAATTACATGAAGTTTACAGTATTGAGCAAACTAAAATAGCCTTAAACCCTTTTGATGATAAACGGTACTTACTGTCGAACACTTTTGATACTTTACCATGGGGTCACTATAGTATAACACATAGGTGA
- the LOC140451173 gene encoding matrix metalloproteinase-16-like — protein MNSNLTWDFSLNSTAEGRTNFFAVLLHEVGHALGLSYSSDRKAVMYPFYQALPTNISEDDKMGLEELYGPKTKSASIPTQPVVTRVSSPTLKTTTTERSRSKATTIARSNKSMQNAITNVCELEYPDLIFLAYAPSFPTYRMYIVSKDLIWKYDLNNEKIPANAEQFIRYLPRGITNVTHVFQSTNGDLIGVSRNRIYAAAFPSLRIHTDNMVPEVNNARSITGLFQTNSGKKFVCFDGSFIEFNDKGVISRGRISDIFPGIPNDITSAFNYIDGHIYFLKQNIYYKFNEFTRSVIEKGTFNWNMLGFPCPDNGLIKQLKSLLAKVNLYYK, from the coding sequence ATGAATAGCAATCTAACATGGGATTTCAGTTTGAATTCTACAGCAGAGGGTCGAACAAATTTCTTTGCTGTCCTTCTTCATGAAGTTGGTCACGCTTTAGGTTTATCGTATAGTAGCGATAGGAAAGCTGTAATGTATCCGTTTTATCAAGCTTTACCTACCAACATATCTGAAGATGATAAAATGGGCTTAGAAGAGTTATATGGACCTAAAACTAAATCTGCATCTATTCCAACTCAACCTGTTGTTACTAGGGTCAGTTCACCAACTTTAAAGACAACCACAACAGAAAGATCTAGGAGTAAGGCAACCACAATAGCTAGGAGTAATAAATCGATGCAAAATGCCATAACGAATGTATGTGAATTAGAATACCcagatttaatatttttagcaTACGCTCCATCATTTCCAACATACCGAATGTATATAGTAAGTAAGGATCTGATATGGAAATATGACTTAAATAATGAAAAGATACCCGCCAATGCTGAACAATTTATAAGATATTTGCCAAGGGGAATTACGAACGTAACACATGTTTTTCAAAGTACCAATGGAGATTTAATTGGTGTAAGTAGGAATCGTATATACGCAGCAGCATTTCCTAGCTTAAGAATTCATACAGATAACATGGTACCTGAAGTAAATAACGCAAGAAGTATTACCGGTTTATTTCAAACAAATTCAggaaaaaaatttgtttgttttgatgGCTCATTTATTGAATTTAATGATAAAGGCGTTATCTCAAGAGGACGTATTAGTGACATTTTTCCAGGAATACCAAATGATATTACATCAGCATTTAATTATATTGATGGGCATATATATTTCTTAAAGCAAAACATTTATTACAAGTTTaatgaatttacaagaagtgtcaTTGAAAAAGGTACTTTTAATTGGAATATGTTAGGGTTCCCTTGTCCAGATAATGGATTAATAAAACAACTGAAATCCTTATTAGCTaaagtaaatttatattataaataa